The following proteins are encoded in a genomic region of Cyclonatronum proteinivorum:
- a CDS encoding STAS domain-containing protein produces the protein MSTFDITSRSIQSVEILDLSGELDAHTAPVLEESITRLIDEQKYSIVVNFSSLDYISSAGLGVFMAYIEELRDLGGDIKLTNMKESVFNVFDLLGFPALYDILEEEQEAIQKYLNSNLQD, from the coding sequence ATGAGTACTTTTGATATTACCTCCAGAAGCATACAGTCTGTTGAAATCCTTGATCTTTCCGGCGAACTTGACGCGCATACGGCACCCGTTTTGGAAGAAAGCATAACCCGGCTGATTGATGAACAAAAGTACAGCATTGTCGTAAACTTCAGCTCGCTTGACTATATTTCCAGTGCCGGACTTGGCGTTTTCATGGCATATATCGAAGAGCTACGCGACTTAGGCGGTGATATAAAACTCACCAACATGAAAGAATCTGTCTTTAATGTTTTTGATCTCCTTGGCTTTCCGGCACTCTACGATATTCTGGAGGAAGAACAGGAAGCCATCCAAAAATACCTGAATTCAAATCTGCAGGATTAA
- a CDS encoding ATP-binding protein: MTQQPRHIEVAASTENLIQVRNFVGEHARRHGFSEKETEQIRLSVDEAMTNVIKHAYDFDSSQKIYVSVGAEDRTFWVAIQDTGRAFDVSAYKVPNVPERIKKRQKGGVGVYLIKQLMDKVEYSTSNQQNEIRMIKNL, translated from the coding sequence TTGACCCAACAGCCCCGTCATATTGAGGTTGCCGCTTCCACTGAAAACCTGATTCAGGTTCGTAATTTTGTGGGAGAGCATGCCCGCAGGCACGGATTTAGTGAGAAGGAAACCGAACAAATACGGCTTTCTGTAGATGAAGCAATGACCAACGTAATTAAGCATGCGTACGACTTTGATTCCTCGCAGAAAATATACGTGAGTGTCGGAGCGGAAGACCGCACGTTTTGGGTAGCCATTCAGGACACCGGCCGGGCTTTCGATGTTTCCGCTTATAAGGTGCCAAATGTGCCTGAGCGTATTAAAAAGCGTCAGAAAGGGGGAGTTGGGGTTTACCTCATCAAACAGCTTATGGACAAAGTAGAATACAGTACAAGCAATCAGCAAAACGAAATCCGGATGATCAAAAACCTGTAG
- a CDS encoding SpoIIE family protein phosphatase — MPLSQPSNESLRSRFELKTLLDTSRLLIESHDTDFILNNLLLIVMGKLFTPKSAIVLRDDDGKGWQLMRAKGRTGLKEGCRFSPGPHEDNPDKPCLTLHELPKSFAACFEETGLQFFFPIRTSTELLGYLCAAPKVGGKPYSKTELEFVENLVIISAVALSNSMLVSRLRSTNRELDQKVQELNTLFEVSREFNALVDRSQVLSVFRFTLMGQMMVRRFFFLTRLEGQPQFILQQGLKGSITKVEKEQLLLTDAECVFTHELAAAPAYLTDNQIEVLVMVKLQDECAVLGLGAKASGQPYSKSDINLLISLGNLAFLSIQKTFLLEERIEKERMEEELTIARTIQNTLFPSPLPAPEPFDIAALNIPSRQVGGDYFDVLCADDRHLYMVIADVTGKGIPASLLMANLQAMIHVLSPLKLDIAETTGKINDIIFANTPSDKFISFFWGRADLETQVFEYCNAGHNPPVYWDAQKGKTGLLTEGGMLLGALNTMIPYQSGKVQLYTGDVVVMFTDGISEAMNEADEEFGEERIAEIVAAHHHKTAQEIKQLILDEVKTFCKGNYGDDVTMLVFKMNPQ, encoded by the coding sequence GTGCCCCTTTCCCAACCCTCCAACGAATCGCTCCGAAGCCGTTTTGAACTTAAAACCCTGCTCGATACCAGCAGGTTGCTGATTGAATCGCACGATACGGATTTCATTCTCAACAACCTTCTTCTCATTGTTATGGGGAAGCTGTTCACGCCCAAATCAGCCATCGTTTTACGTGATGATGACGGAAAGGGCTGGCAGCTTATGCGTGCCAAAGGGCGCACAGGCCTAAAGGAAGGCTGTAGATTTTCTCCCGGGCCGCACGAAGACAACCCTGATAAGCCCTGCCTGACCCTTCATGAGCTTCCTAAATCCTTTGCGGCCTGTTTTGAAGAAACGGGGCTGCAGTTCTTCTTCCCCATTCGTACAAGCACGGAACTACTGGGATATTTGTGCGCTGCACCCAAAGTAGGGGGCAAACCTTACAGCAAAACCGAGCTGGAGTTTGTGGAAAATCTGGTCATCATATCCGCGGTTGCCCTGTCCAACTCTATGCTGGTTAGCCGGCTCCGGAGCACCAACCGGGAGCTCGATCAAAAAGTGCAGGAACTCAACACCCTGTTTGAAGTCAGCCGCGAATTTAATGCCCTCGTTGACCGGAGTCAGGTACTGAGCGTGTTCCGCTTCACGCTGATGGGACAGATGATGGTGCGCCGCTTTTTCTTCCTTACGCGGCTGGAAGGTCAGCCGCAGTTTATTCTGCAACAGGGCCTGAAAGGCAGCATCACCAAAGTCGAAAAGGAGCAGCTGTTGCTAACTGACGCGGAGTGCGTATTCACGCATGAGCTCGCAGCTGCACCCGCTTACCTCACCGATAATCAGATTGAAGTGCTGGTGATGGTTAAATTACAGGATGAATGTGCCGTGCTGGGACTCGGGGCAAAAGCAAGCGGTCAGCCGTACTCAAAAAGTGACATCAACCTTCTTATCTCACTTGGAAACCTGGCTTTTCTGTCCATTCAGAAGACTTTTCTTTTGGAAGAGCGCATCGAAAAAGAGCGGATGGAAGAAGAGCTCACCATTGCGCGAACCATACAGAATACGCTCTTCCCAAGCCCGCTTCCTGCGCCTGAACCCTTCGATATTGCCGCACTAAACATTCCGTCCCGGCAGGTCGGAGGCGATTATTTCGACGTGCTCTGCGCCGATGACCGTCATCTCTATATGGTCATTGCCGACGTGACCGGAAAAGGGATACCCGCTTCCCTCTTAATGGCCAACCTCCAGGCCATGATTCACGTGCTTTCCCCGCTGAAGCTCGACATAGCCGAAACCACCGGAAAAATTAACGACATCATTTTTGCAAACACCCCAAGCGATAAATTCATCAGCTTCTTTTGGGGCCGCGCTGATCTCGAAACGCAGGTATTTGAATACTGCAATGCGGGTCACAATCCGCCGGTTTACTGGGACGCCCAAAAAGGAAAAACCGGCCTGCTAACAGAAGGCGGGATGCTGCTCGGTGCCCTGAATACCATGATTCCCTATCAGTCGGGCAAAGTTCAGCTGTATACCGGCGATGTTGTGGTGATGTTTACGGATGGCATCAGCGAAGCCATGAACGAAGCCGATGAAGAATTCGGGGAAGAACGGATTGCCGAAATCGTAGCCGCTCATCATCATAAAACAGCACAGGAAATCAAGCAGCTGATTTTAGACGAAGTAAAGACTTTTTGTAAAGGCAATTACGGGGATGATGTGACCATGCTGGTTTTTAAAATGAATCCGCAATAA
- a CDS encoding FAD-binding and (Fe-S)-binding domain-containing protein: MPEVFTDTLLRRLYANDASMYEELPEGVCFPQSADDLIGLVRQAALSGSSITARAAGTSLAGQTTGGGIIADTSRHMNRIRAIDPDRREAVVEPGVIRDTLNRKAAAFGLKYGPDTSTTNRCMFGGMIGNNSAGLYSLKYGSAREHIIRIEAVLDDGSPVIFGPLSDEELEAKTRLDTREGEIYRQMLALLKTHKQAILEHYPHPEVVRRNTGYALDRLCEMSPLSPGGRAFNLAELLCGSEGTLALMHAATVRLVPAEPFRVLLIPHFATLAEAMHATVEAVSHRPAAVELIDDIIIGATEGNLEQQRNRFFLEGKPKCLLIIEFEGYDPSVLLKQSNTCAQAMQQAGYGYAFPVIAEPDKMRRVWDLRKAGLGLLMGLSADARTPTFTEDTAVRVQDLPDYVADFEAMMQRYGTSCVYYAHASVGELHLRPAIDITRPEGVEKMKRMAEEVAGLVRKYRGSLSGEHGDGRARAPYIRTVLGDEMVGLLEQVKRIWDPHNRFNPGKVVNPKPIDTQLRYSPEQKMPEADTVFQWRKEGGFGQALQLCNGAGVCRKRAESGGTMCPSYMATLDEKDSTRGRANVFRQLFQAKGTGAFSSEEIREALRYCLSCKACKSECPANVDMARMKAEFMQGWHDQNGSSFAQRFWANPFPWLELGARFPQLSNAIAASNPGHFVMERLIGLHPERQLPRFAEVSFTGWLKENFSRFRHAGKRPASPKPPVLLLVDPFTDLHEPEQAIAALEVLYAAGAEVLPPVVASCGRTQISSGFPREAVKVIQTLLPRLGAALARGAVIAGLEPSELLTLRDELPDLIPSGDTHAQTAAALQEHALLFEEYIARYVTPEEGRRLFRSRQEPVLVHGHCYVKALTGTAELMQSLQLAGYDPEETDSGCCGMAGSFGYKAETWDLSQQIGAQRLFPAVRAQRKDSLICAHGFSCRHQIADGTGRESLHPARLLRTALR, encoded by the coding sequence ATGCCTGAAGTTTTTACCGACACCCTGCTTCGCCGTCTGTATGCCAATGATGCATCCATGTACGAGGAATTGCCGGAGGGCGTCTGCTTTCCGCAGTCAGCCGATGACCTGATCGGGCTGGTACGCCAGGCAGCTCTAAGCGGGAGCAGTATTACGGCCCGGGCGGCGGGTACGAGTCTTGCCGGACAAACAACCGGGGGCGGCATCATTGCAGATACCTCGCGCCACATGAACCGCATCCGCGCTATTGATCCCGACCGGAGAGAAGCGGTTGTTGAGCCCGGCGTTATCCGCGATACCCTGAACCGGAAGGCTGCAGCATTCGGCCTTAAATATGGTCCAGACACCTCAACGACCAACCGCTGCATGTTTGGCGGCATGATCGGAAACAATTCAGCAGGATTGTACTCGCTAAAGTACGGATCTGCAAGGGAGCACATCATCCGGATTGAAGCTGTGCTTGACGATGGCAGCCCCGTAATTTTTGGTCCGCTATCCGATGAGGAACTTGAAGCCAAAACCCGGCTTGATACCCGGGAAGGCGAAATATACCGGCAAATGCTGGCGCTGCTGAAAACCCACAAGCAGGCCATTCTCGAGCATTATCCGCATCCGGAAGTTGTGCGCCGAAACACCGGCTATGCCCTGGACCGGTTGTGTGAAATGTCCCCGCTTAGCCCGGGCGGGCGGGCCTTTAACCTTGCAGAACTGCTTTGCGGCAGCGAAGGTACCCTCGCGCTCATGCATGCCGCAACGGTCAGGCTCGTGCCCGCTGAACCCTTCCGGGTGTTGCTCATTCCTCATTTTGCGACGCTCGCTGAAGCCATGCATGCCACCGTCGAGGCTGTTTCACACCGTCCGGCTGCGGTTGAACTGATTGATGACATCATCATTGGCGCTACGGAAGGTAACCTGGAGCAGCAGCGCAACCGCTTCTTCCTTGAAGGCAAGCCGAAGTGTTTGCTCATTATCGAATTTGAGGGTTATGACCCATCTGTACTTCTGAAACAGTCAAATACCTGTGCGCAGGCCATGCAGCAAGCCGGCTACGGCTACGCTTTTCCTGTGATCGCTGAGCCGGATAAAATGCGGCGCGTTTGGGACCTGCGCAAAGCCGGACTCGGTCTGCTTATGGGGCTTTCAGCCGACGCCCGCACGCCTACGTTCACGGAGGACACAGCCGTTCGCGTGCAGGATCTGCCGGACTATGTTGCTGATTTTGAAGCCATGATGCAGCGCTACGGTACAAGTTGCGTGTACTATGCGCATGCCTCAGTAGGGGAGCTGCACCTGCGTCCGGCTATTGACATCACCCGGCCGGAGGGCGTTGAGAAGATGAAGCGGATGGCAGAAGAAGTTGCGGGTCTCGTCCGCAAATACCGCGGATCACTTTCGGGAGAACACGGGGACGGACGCGCGCGAGCGCCCTACATCCGCACGGTTCTTGGGGACGAAATGGTGGGTTTGCTGGAACAAGTTAAGCGTATCTGGGATCCGCACAACAGATTCAATCCGGGAAAAGTAGTTAACCCAAAGCCTATTGATACGCAGCTTCGTTACAGTCCTGAGCAAAAAATGCCGGAAGCTGACACCGTTTTTCAGTGGAGGAAAGAAGGTGGTTTCGGGCAGGCCTTGCAGCTTTGCAATGGTGCAGGCGTGTGCCGGAAGCGTGCAGAAAGCGGCGGGACCATGTGCCCGAGCTATATGGCTACGCTGGATGAAAAGGACAGTACCCGCGGGCGCGCCAATGTATTCAGGCAGCTGTTCCAGGCTAAGGGAACCGGGGCGTTTAGCAGTGAAGAAATCCGTGAAGCCCTGCGCTACTGCCTGAGCTGTAAAGCCTGTAAATCTGAGTGTCCTGCCAACGTGGATATGGCACGGATGAAAGCTGAGTTTATGCAAGGATGGCATGATCAGAACGGCAGCAGCTTCGCGCAAAGATTTTGGGCCAATCCGTTTCCGTGGCTGGAGCTGGGCGCCCGTTTCCCACAGCTTTCAAATGCTATTGCCGCCAGCAATCCCGGTCATTTTGTGATGGAGCGCCTTATCGGCCTTCATCCGGAACGACAGCTGCCGCGCTTTGCTGAAGTTAGTTTTACGGGATGGCTTAAAGAAAACTTTTCGCGTTTCCGCCATGCCGGAAAGCGGCCTGCTTCACCAAAGCCGCCGGTACTGCTGCTCGTTGATCCGTTTACAGATTTGCATGAACCGGAGCAGGCCATTGCTGCCCTCGAGGTGCTTTATGCTGCAGGAGCTGAAGTGCTTCCTCCTGTTGTTGCCTCCTGCGGCCGTACGCAGATTTCTTCAGGTTTTCCGCGAGAGGCGGTCAAGGTCATACAAACGCTCCTTCCCCGACTCGGTGCTGCACTTGCACGCGGTGCCGTGATTGCCGGTCTCGAGCCTTCCGAACTGCTCACCCTGCGCGATGAGCTGCCCGATTTAATCCCTTCCGGCGATACCCATGCGCAAACGGCAGCTGCGCTACAGGAACATGCGCTGCTTTTTGAAGAGTACATCGCGCGCTATGTCACCCCTGAAGAAGGCCGCCGTCTCTTCAGAAGCCGGCAGGAGCCCGTGCTGGTTCACGGACATTGCTACGTGAAAGCGCTGACCGGCACAGCGGAACTGATGCAGTCGTTACAGCTTGCCGGCTATGATCCGGAGGAAACCGA